A genome region from Cyprinus carpio isolate SPL01 chromosome B23, ASM1834038v1, whole genome shotgun sequence includes the following:
- the tnnc2.1 gene encoding troponin C, skeletal muscle: MPTDAQNDARSFLSEEMIAEFKAAFDMFDTDGGGDISTKELGTVMRMLGQNPSREELDAIIEEVDEDGSGTIDFEEFLVMMVQQLKEDQAGKSEEELSECFRVFDKNQDGFIDRDEFADILRATGEPVTDEDINELMADADTNKDGKLDFDEFLKMMENVQ; the protein is encoded by the exons ATG CCCACTGATGCCCAGAATGATGCTCGCTCTTTCCTGAGTGAGGAAATGATTGCTG AGTTCAAGGCTGCCTTTGACATGTTCGACACCGACGGTGGCGGTGATATCAGCACCAAGGAGCTGGGTACCGTCATGAGGATGCTGGGTCAGAATCCATCCAGAGAGGAACTGGATGCCATCATTGAAGAAGTAGATGAAGATG GCAGTGGCACTATTGACTTTGAGGAGTTCTTGGTCATGATGGTGCAGCAGCTAAAAGAAGACCAAGCTGGCAAGTCTGAGGAGGAACTATCTGAATGCTTCCGTGTCTTTGACAA GAACCAAGATGGTTTCATCGATCGTGACGAGTTTGCTGATATCTTGCGTGCAACTGGCGAGCCGGTGACAGATGAAGACATAAATGAACTCATGGCAGATGCAGATACAAACAAAGATGGGAAGCTTGATTTTGATG agTTTCTTAAAATGATGGAGAATGTCCAGTAA
- the tnnc2.2 gene encoding troponin C, skeletal muscle, giving the protein MTDAQQEARSYLSEEMLAEFKAAFDMFDTDGGGDISTKELGTVMRMLGQNPTREELEEIIEEVDEDGSGSIDFEEFLVMMVRLLKEDQAGKSEEELAECFRVLDKNGDGYIDRDEFAEIIRSTGESISEEEIDELLKDGDKNNDGMLDFDEFLKMMENVQ; this is encoded by the exons ATG ACTGACGCGCAACAGGAGGCCCGCTCATACCTGAGCGAGGAGATGCTTGCCG AGTTCAAGGCTGCCTTCGACATGTTCGACACCGACGGTGGCGGTGATATCAGCACCAAGGAGTTGGGTACCGTCATGAGGATGCTGGGTCAGAATCCAACCAGAGAGGAGTTGGAAGAAATCATCGAGGAGGTCGATGAAGACG GCAGCGGATCCATCGACTTTGAGGAGTTCTTGGTCATGATGGTGAGACTCCTAAAGGAGGACCAGGCTGGCAAGAGTGAGGAAGAGTTGGCTGAATGCTTCCGCGTGCTGGACAA GAACGGTGATGGCTACATCGACAGAGATGAGTTTGCTGAGATCATCCGCAGCACTGGCGAATCCATCTCAGAGGAAGAGATCGATGAGCTGCTTAAAGACGGAGACAAAAACAACGACGGCATGCTGGACTTTGATG AATTCCTCAAGATGATGGAGAACGTACAGTAA
- the LOC109060828 gene encoding transcription initiation factor TFIID subunit 13 encodes MAEEEDDPGFDEDLDDGGNGVDSGQGKRKRLFSKELRCMMYGFGDDQNPYTESVDILEDLVIEFITEMTHKAMSIGRQGRVQVEDIVFLIRKDPRKFARVKDLLTMNEELKKTLKAFDEANYGS; translated from the coding sequence ATGGCTGAAGAAGAGGATGATCCTGGTTTCGATGAGGATTTAGACGACGGAGGTAACGGAGTAGACTCGGGCCAAGGTAAAAGAAAGCGGCTTTTTTCCAAGGAGCTTCGCTGCATGATGTATGGGTTTGGAGACGACCAAAATCCCTACACCGAATCAGTGGATATCCTGGAGGATCTGGTGATCGAGTTCATCACGGAGATGACGCACAAGGCGATGTCCATAGGGCGCCAGGGTCGCGTGCAGGTGGAGGACATTGTATTTCTCATCCGCAAGGACCCTAGAAAGTTTGCGAGAGTGAAGGACCTGCTCACTATGAACGAAGAACTCAAGAAAACCCTCAAAGCCTTTGACGAGGCAAATTATGGGTCTTGA